In Zygosaccharomyces rouxii strain CBS732 chromosome A complete sequence, the genomic window AAGCAGGTCAAAATCTACAAAAACTCCAAAAACCGATATTTTAAGCAGTTTGCTagcaaggaaaagaaaataagaACCCATTGGAAACTCTACAGAGAATTATTTCCGTATGGATCCTAATGCATTATTCCTtatgttttcttttttttcaagatgATCTTCATCGGCCTTTGAGaaggttgaaaaaaaagttgaagATGTCAACATAACTGACAGACTGTTGAAGAATAACCATTATACCGGTTAAATACGCGCTTTTAGACTTTACTGGTTATCGATTTTAAAATGCAGAATGATCCATTAGTTCAGGTGCAAGTTGATGAGAGTGAAGATACCGAATGGAACGATATTTTGAGACAGAAGGGTGTGATTCCTGAGAAGCCACCATCACCAACTGCCCAACTGGAGGAGGCACTCGAAGAAGCGTTGAATAAACAGCATGAAAACAGATTAGATGATAAGGATTTATCAGATTTGGAAGAGctagaagatgaagaagatgaggagTTCTTAAACATGTACAAAcagaaaagattgaaagaCATTGCCAAATTACAGgagaaatcaaaatttggtgacGTATTTGAGATTAACAAACCGGAATATCACTCAGAAATTACAGAGGCAAGTATGGGTGGTGCAAAAAGTGGTCACGAAAATGTGGAAGACGCCGAGGGTGTATATGTATTTGTGCATCTGTCGCTACAGAGCAAACTGCAAAGTCGAATAGTGAAtcatcttttcaaatctttagCTGCAAAATACCGTGAGATTAAGTTTGTAGAGATCAATGCTCACAGGGCCATTGAAAATTATCCAGAATCTAATTGCCCGACAATTCTAGTCTATTATAAAGGTGATGTGCTTAAAAACCTGATAACCTTATTAGAATTAGGTGGTAATGATACGAACTTAAACGATTTTGAGCAGTTCATGGTTCGGGTTGGTGCTCTTAATGAAAAGGACAGTAGACTAATTATGAATCAAGATGACGAAGAGACTCGGGAAGCTAGAAAATTAAATTTTGCTGGTAAAAGCATTAGATCTGGTATCCAGGGAAAATTCAATTTGGGTACAGGAGCCGcttctgatgatgaagatgaagatgactTCTTTGATTAAGTCCTTTTatatccatttttttcgtATCTATATAGATAGACCTAATGAATGCCTTTTGATGGTTTCAATTTACTTGATTTACCACGTAGAAAAGTAAATATGcttgttcttgtaaaagttcTTCCTCTGTAATGGAGGAAACCATAGAATCATTGAATTTAAACCAATGACCGGTTGTGACTTTTGTAAACGCAATGTAATGTCCCTCATTAACAGTTCCTCTATGTGCAATGATTCCGATCAGTTCGAATATTATATCCGGAacatcatcaccatcacaATAATTACGCATGTTCAAAAATAGTGGGAACTCTACAATATCATTCAATTTAGCGCTATTACCGT contains:
- the PLP2 gene encoding Plp2p (similar to uniprot|Q12017 Saccharomyces cerevisiae YOR281C) yields the protein MQNDPLVQVQVDESEDTEWNDILRQKGVIPEKPPSPTAQLEEALEEALNKQHENRLDDKDLSDLEELEDEEDEEFLNMYKQKRLKDIAKLQEKSKFGDVFEINKPEYHSEITEASMGGAKSGHENVEDAEGVYVFVHLSLQSKLQSRIVNHLFKSLAAKYREIKFVEINAHRAIENYPESNCPTILVYYKGDVLKNLITLLELGGNDTNLNDFEQFMVRVGALNEKDSRLIMNQDDEETREARKLNFAGKSIRSGIQGKFNLGTGAASDDEDEDDFFD